One Syntrophobacterales bacterium genomic window carries:
- a CDS encoding sulfotransferase, whose product MIVNVCCSGSSGSTFFSQLLNRHPDIACGEELSLFSKPIFYEDYNRLKRWNQLIRNFGISSNPYFQDRAILVNTDSYGLRKRDIWTRVMESSDVKAFVGGLEDHVLEITNKRIWAEKTPTNIYMLGPFLKVFPNSKVIHLVRDPRDIIISFMARGHTVVSAGDFWLACMSAIRNYRQDARVLEIRYEDLILKSEEILEKVCRHLGIRFDMNYFLEDRYLSKGLKRSEGLKSWRIRPSAGFSAASIGRYKESKVDLENIFTITLSREFAALFHVTPLSLAEIAENYGYSFGVSQQKKCEGRPCLRVDARGPLSRIADMVIEKYAPIISSIY is encoded by the coding sequence ATGATTGTCAACGTTTGTTGTTCAGGATCGTCGGGGAGTACTTTTTTCTCTCAACTGTTAAACAGGCATCCCGATATTGCATGCGGCGAAGAATTGAGTCTTTTTTCAAAACCAATATTCTACGAAGACTATAATCGTCTAAAACGATGGAATCAACTTATCAGGAATTTCGGCATTTCGAGTAACCCCTATTTTCAGGACAGGGCGATACTGGTGAATACAGATTCATACGGTTTGAGGAAAAGAGATATCTGGACACGAGTAATGGAATCCAGCGATGTAAAGGCTTTTGTGGGTGGGTTGGAAGACCATGTGCTGGAGATAACAAACAAACGGATCTGGGCTGAAAAGACGCCCACGAACATCTATATGCTCGGCCCATTTTTGAAGGTCTTCCCTAATAGTAAAGTCATCCATCTTGTCCGAGACCCCAGAGACATCATTATATCTTTCATGGCTAGAGGGCATACCGTTGTGTCCGCCGGCGATTTCTGGCTGGCCTGCATGTCGGCAATCAGGAATTATCGGCAGGATGCGAGAGTACTGGAGATCAGATATGAAGATTTGATCCTGAAAAGCGAAGAGATTCTGGAAAAAGTATGCCGCCATTTGGGAATTCGTTTTGATATGAACTATTTTCTTGAGGACAGGTATTTAAGTAAAGGGCTGAAAAGATCGGAAGGCCTGAAGTCGTGGAGGATTCGACCTTCCGCGGGGTTTTCAGCGGCGTCAATTGGACGATATAAAGAAAGCAAGGTCGATCTGGAAAATATCTTTACCATCACGTTGAGTCGTGAGTTTGCCGCATTGTTTCATGTCACCCCCCTGTCGCTTGCAGAGATTGCCGAAAATTATGGGTACTCTTTTGGTGTTTCTCAACAGAAAAAATGTGAGGGCAGGCCATGTCTGCGAGTTGATGCAAGAGGTCCGCTTTCGCGGATAGCAGATATGGTTATCGAAAAATATGCTCCCATTATTAGCAGTATCTACTAA